The Rosa chinensis cultivar Old Blush chromosome 7, RchiOBHm-V2, whole genome shotgun sequence DNA segment ACCAGATTAGTCATTAGTTTCCGCATGATTCCCTTAAACACTAATAATCACACATAAATTTACATCTACAAAATTCATAacaaccctaaacttcaaaacgGCCCCATCACTGCTAAGCTTGGAAGGTGCAGAAGCAAAGGACTACCATGGATGTACTTGACCAATATGAAGGTACACATGTACTGAATTTCTCATGGGGGGAATTTCTGTGGAGCTCAAATCAATCTGAAACATAAGCGACCCACCACAACAACAGGAGCAACATAACTCATATACATAAGGATAAGTTTGTGTTTGTATTGAACTATCGAAAACTAATGATTCAAGTTTCAACATAGAATGTAAAAGTGAAATTATCATAAGTAATTCATAGAGATAATAAGAAATTATCATAAGTAATTCAGCCCCATCCCAATTTTTGCAAGATGTAAATTAGAGAAGAAATTTAATAGTGCACATAAACCCAACAAATTAGAGCAATTGAAGCATGAACAAATCAAACCTATCAATTGAAATTTAGAAAGACAATCCATTGAGGCGCAGGATTTAGGGGTTTGCAGATGATATAGATAAACGAAACATTGCCGCGTAGATGAAATATAGCCTTCTTCATCGCTGGGGAAGCCatgaagagagagaacgaaGCAGTGGAGAGCCTAGAAAGCGAGAGGAGGAAGAATAAAGGTCGGAAGCAAGCTTATAATGGTCTTAATATAGAGGGGCAGAACCGTCTTTTCATTTAACGACTCGGCTCAAGCCGGCACTGTTACTAAGTTGATGAACAGTAGATCACcaactttagtatatagtataatTGGTTATACTGTTTTAGTTGCCCACAAATTTCTgcttataaatatataattatatttatatatatatacatttacatATATAGGTTTCTCGCACTTCTTCTCCTGCTGTTGCTGAGAATTTGCAACAATCTGTTCAGAGTAGTGCTAGTGTtggtatatattttatatatatatatatatatatatatatattgtaaaagtaaaatgataatgcgaattggtctactcatttcattcataacctctttatatagggataggattacaacggaaatatcaattacattgatgatactaaatgctgatttagctgtgatttgtaattgcttgattccctcttcgtctgtttctttgacgaagacacataatgtgtttttcctttaacactcccccttgtgccaagtcaaagacgaaatggtgcatgagttgttgcctcactaaaaaccttgccaatatatatatatatatatatatatatatatgggtccaAATCTTCTCCTGAGCAATAAAACTACCTGAGCTTCCTGAACTTTTAACCAAATAATGACATGTGTAGAAACAACATCTAGTGGCTATAATAGTGCCACGTAGTGATTGACATCAAAAACCAGTACCTAGAAGGCCAGAGtcgagtctctctctctctctcccaatgGCATATCTCCGCAGAGAAGACTTTCGCTCTCTGTTAAGTTCTTGAATCTTGACTCGTCCTTATGGGTTTTCGTGGTTGATAAATTTCTCCTGGAATTGGTTGAGATTCAATCAATTGATGGGTTCGAATTTTGGGGTTGGTTTTTCCATTGATGTGTTTCTTCCCCGTAAAATTTCAATAACTAATGGAATATGATATTGAACAATCCCAATTGTGAATGGGGAGACTAACCTGAAGTTTGGGATTGGACCCAGAAGCAAGAAGGAGACTAAACCCCGAAGCAGAAGAGTAAATGGTTTTCCAATTATGAATGGGTAGATGGGTGAGACTCGATCTTATTTGGGTGCTTTGGGTAGATGGAATAAGATTTGTTTGGGTGCTTTGGGATTGAAAAGTTATCTCCTGCAATTGTTGGCTTGTTGCccatcaaagaagaaaaaagaaacagaatgaagaagaagaaagaagatcagatcgaagaaaaaagaaactgaaagaagaagaagaaagaagatcaGATCGAAGAGATAATgaagaaaagataaaaaaaaatagttttctttttgttacaaaaaatttcaaaaaataataaaataatatttaaatacAACTAATTCATTGAACtaaaaatttgtcaaaaatgaCCACAACACGTCTTCCTTCAAATTCGAATTTGACATAAGCTTTTTGACTAACCCGTTGGAGATGCTCTGATCGAGTAAAGGTGACCCTTTTGTCCTTTACGACAAACTACTCCATCATAATTAAATCAAGATATTTTTCTCTATTCAAAGGCCAATGTATTATATATGAACTGACTTCACTCTTCAACATTCATCGTGAGGTCAGAGTGATAAGGTTGAAGCAAAGCAAAGAAAATGGAGAAGCTTGTTCCAAACTGGTACAGTGCTGCTCAACCCTTGCCTGAGACTTGCATATTCCCACCTGATGCAAGACCAGGGAAGTTTAGCATTGCTCCTTCAAGGTCCGACATTCCAGTGATTGATATAGGATATATCACAAGGTCATGATCGAGCTCGTATAATCCAGCAAATACTTGAGGCTAGCCAAGAATTCGGATTCTTTCAGGTCAATTTAATTGTCTGTCtggcttttctttcttttcttggtcGCCAAGATTTCTAGCTTTTTTTGCTATTAGCTGCAATTTTCACTTAGTTACTCCTATATCATCATGATCATGGTAATCATCCAATTCTGTATgttattttaaaaattattgTGTAGGTAATCAACCATTGCATACCAGAAGCTTTGATGAATGACACAATGGATGTGCTGAAGGAGTTCTTTGAGTTGCCTCTAGAGGAAAAGAGGGCAAGCATCTACTGATGACCCCAACAAAGACTGCAAGCTCGTACATAGCAGTGTTGATTATGATTGGGAGGAAATTCATCTTTGGCGCGATTTTATCCGACACCCTTGTGAACCTCTAGAGAAATTCATTCCAATTTGACCTCGGAAACCGATTAAATATCGATAAGGGCCTGCTACATCACATACATGTTGTCAAATTATCGAGTAACTAGATATACAATCTGTAATTACAGCAATCTTTATCTATGTTATTTCAGAGAGCATGTTAGCAAATGTTTCATCGACGTGAAGGAAGTGGCTTTGAATATTTTGAAGCTGACCGGTGAAGGACTAGGGATAGGATCAGAGTATTTCAGTGATGAACTTAGCAAAGAGACCGACGTCTTTGTTAATAACTATCCACCTTGTCCAGGCCCAAGTTTGACACCAGGAATAATTAGACCCACAGCTCATCACAATTTTACATCAAGGGGATGTCAGTGGCCTTCAAGTTTTCAAGGATGGGGAACGGATTGGACTGGAACCTACTTCAAATGGACTGGTGGTTAACATAGGCTATCAATTACGGGTATGTACATCACCAGTTTCTATGCTCAAAATCGTAAACACCAAATTGTCACTAAACTTTTGGTCTTCTTGTGATGCAGATCATTAGTAATGGAAAGCTCAAGTGTGATGAACATCAAGTAGTGACAAATTCAAGTACTGTTTGGACGACGTTTGGATTTTTCATCACACCCTCCCCTGATTGCTGTATAGAACCTGCAGCAGCTCTCATTAATGCAAGCAATCCCCGACTCTATAAAGGCTTCCGATATGAAGAGTTTC contains these protein-coding regions:
- the LOC112177329 gene encoding hyoscyamine 6-dioxygenase; the protein is MEKLVPNWYSAAQPLPETCIFPPDARPGKFSIAPSRSDIPVINHCIPEALMNDTMDVLKEFFELPLEEKRIISNGKLKCDEHQVVTNSSTVWTTFGFFITPSPDCCIEPAAALINASNPRLYKGFRYEEFPANYFRKQGKTEVVLEPFEIEC